In Tiliqua scincoides isolate rTilSci1 chromosome 1, rTilSci1.hap2, whole genome shotgun sequence, the following are encoded in one genomic region:
- the CNOT9 gene encoding CCR4-NOT transcription complex subunit 9, which produces MHSLATAAPVPTALAQVDREKIYQWINELSSPETRENALLELSKKRESVPDLAPMLWHSFGTIAALLQEIVNIYPSINPPTLTAHQSNRVCNALALLQCVASHPETRSAFLAAHIPLFLYPFLHTVSKTRPFEYLRLTSLGVIGALVKTDEQEVINFLLTTEIIPLCLRIMESGSELSKTVATFILQKILLDDTGLAYICQTYERFSHVAMILGKMVLQLSKEPSARLLKHVVRCYLRLSDNPRAREALRQCLPDQLKDTTFAQVLKDDTTTKRWLAQLVKNLQEGQVTDPRGIPLPPQ; this is translated from the exons ATGCACAGCTTGGCGACGGCTGCG CCTGTGCCAACGGCACTGGCTCAGGTTGATCGAGAGAAGATTTATCAGTGGATCAATGAGCTTTCCAGTCCCGAGACACGTGAGAATGCATTACTGGAGCTGAGTAAAAAGCGAGAGTCTGTCCCTGATCTTGCTCCAATGCTATGGCACTCATTTGGCACAATAGCAGCTCTTTTACAG GAAATTGTAAATATCTACCCATCTATAAATCCGCCAACCTTGACAGCTCATCAGTCCAACAGAGTCTGTAATGCTCTTGCACTTTTGCAGTGTGTTGCATCACATCCTGAAACCAG GTCAGCCTTCCTTGCTGCTCACATCCCTCTCTTCTTATATCCTTTCTTGCACACTGTCAGTAAGACTCGTCCTTTTGAGTACCTACGACTCACCAGCCTTGGAGTAATTG gggctCTGGTGAAGACAGATGAGCAAGAAGTAATAAACTTTTTACTGACAACGGAAATTATCCCTTTGTGCTTACGCATCATGGAATCTGGCAGTGAACTTTCCAAAACG GTTGCTACTTTTATTTTACAGAAGATCTTATTGGATGATACGGGATTGGCTTACATCTGTCAGACTTACGAGAGATTTTCTCATGTTGCAATGATATTG GGTAAAATGGTTCTGCAACTTTCCAAGGAGCCTTCTGCCAGGCTACTGAAACATGTGGTCCGTTGTTACCTTCGCCTTTCTGATAATCCAAG GGCACGGGAAGCCCTCAGGCAGTGCCTTCCTGACCAGCTGAAAGACACCACTTTTGCCCAGGTTCTGAAAGATGACACCACCACCAAGCGTTGGCTGGCGCAGCTGGTCAAGAATCTACAGGAAGGCCAAGTCACCGACCCCAGGGGCATCCCCCTTCCTCCACAGTGA